The stretch of DNA GTTGGGGCGGTGGCTGGGGCAACGGCTTCGGCGGCTGGAACAACTGGGGCTGGGGTAATGGCTTCGGTGGCTGGAATACCTGGGGCGGTGGCTGGGGTCGTCCGGTTTTTGTCAACAACGTAACAGTTATTGGAGCCGACCCGTATCGTAATTCGCGGAGTTACGGACCTCGCTACGGTGGCTCATCGGGCCGCTACAACGATAGTTTTGTAAATAACCCCCGTTCCAACAACAACGGTGGTCGTACTCCTGCTTACACGGGCAATGCTACCAACAACAGTTCATCGTATGGCAATCGCGGCAACAGCAACGGTGGCTATTACGCAGCCCCGCGTCAGAACAGCCGGGGTTCGTATTACTACGAAAACAACGGCGGCACAGGTGGGCGCGTGAGCGGCAACTCAACTCCGTCGTACAACAGCTCGACGCCTTCGTATAACCGAAGCAATTCGAACGAATATTACGCAGCACCACGTCAGAACAGCCGGGGTAGCTATTCAGGCAGCGGTGGTGGCGGCTATAGCAGCGGTAGCAGTGGCCGGAGCAGTTACCAGTCGCCGAGTTACAGTGCTCCGCAGCGTAGCTACAGCCAGCCAAGCTATTCGGCTCCGCAACGCAGCTATAGCTCACCCAGTCCGAGCTATTCGACCCCATCAAATAGCGGTTCGCGTGGCGGAGGAGGTGGCTACTCTGGTGGTAGCAGCGGAGGTGGCTACTCTGGCGGCAGCAGTGGCGGAGGAGGCCGTGGCCCGCGTTAAATGTCAACGATAATTTGATAGAAAATCCCGGCATTTGCGACAAATGCCGGGATTTTTCGTTTAGTAGAAACAACAATTAAACGTCTGCCCCGCTACCTTGTCCAAGGGTTGGCAGACACTATACAACCACTACTTTCATGAAGACCCGGCTATTCGTTCTCGGTGCCCTATTGCTCAACGCGGGGGTATCTTTCGGTCAGGAAAATATCTATGCAGCCGAAGCATTTCGCTTTTCAGACTATCAGCAAAACGGTACGGCCCGCTTTCGGGGCTTGGGTGGCAACCATACCGCCCTTGGTGGCGATGCCAGCAGCACGTTTGGCAACCCCGCCGGACTGGCGTTCTATAACCGTTCGGAGTTGAGCATCAGCCCGATGATTAATCTGAAAAATACGCAATCGACATTTCTGGGCAGTTCGCTGTCGGACAACAGCACGAAGTTTTCAATCGGGCAACTGGGTCTGGTGTTTGCCGGAGGTGGCGACCGGGGTAGCCGGTGGCGCAGAACCACATTTGGCGTAACCTACCACCAGAACGCCAACTACGCCAACCGATACGCCTTTCAGGGCCGCAACAACCGCTCATCGTTTGTTGACCCAATCATCTTAGACGCTAATGACCGCAACGTAACGGGTCGCCAAATCAATGCTGAGTATGACCGGAATACAAATCAGGCAACCGACTTATTAGCGGCTGCCTACCAGTTGTACTTATTAGAAGGAGAGCCTTTTGTTGACCAGGATGGGGAAAATAGCGGCCCGCCCTACACGCGGTTTGATGCCAATCGCCCCCGCGACCAGCGTGGTACGTTCGAGGCTACGGGCGCACAATCGCAGTGGACGTTTGCTTATGCCGGAAATTTAGACGACAAACTGTATTTAGGGTTGAACGTAGGGCTTTCCCGGGCACGTTACACAACCGATTTTACGCTGGCCGAATTTATTCAGGGTGGTCAGGTATTCAACAGCTATTCACAACGTGACCAGTTGAGCGTAACGGGCAATGGCTTCAACATTTCAGCGGGAGCGATTTATAAGCTTAGTCCGATGGTACAAATTGGGGCCACTTTTGCCTCGCCGACGTTCATGAGTTTTCGGGAAACATTCAACCAGAGCGTGAGTGTAGACCCTCGCCTGCCTAATCCGGTTCCCGGATTAAATGATCTTTTTACTAACACTGTAAATGTTCAACCCAACGATTTCAACTACAGTGTTACGACACCGTTGCGGGCATCGGGTGGAGCTACGGTATTTCTGGGCGGGGGTAAAATCGGCTTCCTGACCGCTACGGCAGAATACGTGGGCTACGGTGGTATGCGCGTTACTACGAGTGAATTAGATGCGCAGGGTAACAGCAACTTCCGCAACAGTGCCCGCAGCACCGTCCAGAACACCTATCAGAATGTTATTAACTTCCGGGGCGGGGCCGAGTTTCGCTTCAATGTGCTACGTGTTCGTGGGGGAGTTGCCTACTTAGCCGATCCTTATCGCACTGGTTTCGACAATATCGACCGGAGCCGGTTGTTGTTTTCGGGTGGTTTGGGTGTTCGTAACGAGCGTTTCTTCGCCGACGTGTCGGGAACATTCAGCACCTTTACCACCGCCACCACGCCCTATACCCTGCCCAATAGTGCCGATTACGGCTCGGCTGTTATTAACAACAACGCCACGAATCTAATGCTGTCGGTAGGAACATTTTTCTGAACCAGGATTGGCCGGGATTTCTACGATTAAACAAGATGCTACGCTGCGCTTAGTTGCTCACCTGCATCTTGCGGGGCAAGATGCTAAATCTTGTTTAATCGTAGAAATCCCGGCTAATCCTGGTTCAAAGATATTCCCCCACTTGCCGAAGTACGTCTTCCTCGTCGGTTTCGCCCGTGACAGTGATGTGAGCCTGCGAATAAAAGGGAAGCCGGTCCTGATACCGTTGTTGCAGCGTATTGAACAAATCGGGGTCAGCCTGTCGATAGAGTGGGCGGTCGTCGGCCTGATGAAGCAGCATCCGGGCTACCAGCGTTTCTACGGATACGTCTAAAAAGACCGACACGCCAGTGGCATTGATGTAGATCATGTTGTCGTGAAAGCAGGGCATCCCCCCTCCCGTCGAAACAACTAAGCTTTGGCCGGGGCGGATCGTTCGCAGCACCCGCCGTTCGGCTTCGCGGAAATAGGCTTCACCTTTTTGCGCAAAAATATCGGCAATCGAGCGTCCCTCTTCGCGTACAATCAATTTGTCGGTATCAACAAAGTGGTAATGCAGCGCATCGGCCACACGCTTCCCCAGCGTACTCTTACCCGAAGAAGGCATACCAATCAGATAGATGTTTTTCATCTAATAATGGTTGAATGATTGAGTGGTTGAATGATTGAATGGTGTGCGATAGTCTCATTCAATCATTCAACCACTCAATCATTCAGTAAACGCTTAACCTCATCGGCATTGGGCGTAGTGTTATAGTGCCATTTGCCGCGTACTGTGCCATCTTTCAACAGCCACGTGCCAGGGTTCGAGCGCATGATGGTTTTGAGAACCGTGCCATCTACTTTGTAATGCTTAACTGGCAATTGATACTCCGTGCGGAATGCATTGATCTCGTCGTCACTAACTGAGGTCAGGATATACGTTTCGACCGATGAACCCTGTAAATCATTGACCAGCGAACGAATGGCCGGAATGCTGCCCGAATCGATGTCTTTAGTACTTTTTACGATTACGAACAGCTTACTTCCCGTAAATGTCTGCTGCGTGAAATCGCCTTCCAGCGCATCGTTCCAGACGCGGTAATCCGTGATTTTGGGCTTTGCGTTTTCATTAACCAGGGCCATTTCTTTGAACTTATATGTCGTGTCGGTCGGGTATTGGTCAAACGTTTTGGTCTTACCATTTTTCTCCATCACATACGTATAGCGCAGTGGTTCGGACGGCTTCATCTGCGCCGGAATGCTTTTACCAACGGCATACGGCAGCAAATCGAGCGGGGGCAGAAACTGAATGGCGTAAATACCCAGCCCCAGCGTCAACACAGTAGTCAGAACCACTACCCAGCCGGTTTTTCGGGGCTTGATGCGGTTACGATGGCCGATGATGAACAGAATCAGGATGGTCAAGGCTACATCCTTATAGAACGACGTCCAGGGTTTGAGCTTTATGGCATCGCCGAAACAGCCGCAGTCGGTTACACGGTTGAAATAAGCCGAGTAGAACGTTAGAAACGTGAAGAAAACAATCAGGAAAAACAGCAGCCATGTTGTAACTTTAGGCTTGTAGGAAACCAGCAACGCTACGCCCAGAATGATCTCGGCTGCGCAAAACAGCACCGACATCGCCAGCGTAAACGGCACTAAGCCCATAAAGAAGTTGTGCAACAGGGGCACATCCTGAGCGAATACCTCAAAATATTCCTCGAACTTGATCTGCGTACCAACGGGGTCATTCAATTTGATGAGCCCCGAAAAAATAAAGATTCCACCCACCAGAAAGCGGGCAATCCGGGCTGCCCACAACATAGGGGGCGTTCCGGTTTTCAGTTTAGGCTGCGAAGTGGCTGTATTCATGCGTAACGCGGGTGGAAACCCGCTGTTTAGCTATTGATTCGGGTTTCCACCCGCATTACTTTTAATTAAACAAAAAACGGCGTAGTTGATCATGTCCATATAGTTCGCTTCAACACCTTCAGACACGAGTGTTGCCCCTTCATTATCTTCAATCTGCTTTGTTCGCAGAAGCTTCATCAAGATAATATCCGTCATTGAACTAATGCGCATATCGCGCCAGGCTTCGCCGTAATCGTGATTCTTGGCGAATAACAAATCAATAACCCGGCCAATTTGTTCATCATATAGTTTTTCGAGTTCGCCGGTCGGAATGTCCGTGCGTTTGTCAGTTGCCAACTGCATCTGAATCAGGGCCATCACGCAATAGTTGATAATACCCACAAATTCCGGCTCAATGCCCTCACCTACCTTGCTGACCCCCGTTTCCTGCAATGTTCGGATACGCTGGGCTTTGATGAAAATCTGGTCGGTGATGCTCGACAACCGCAGAATGCGCCACGCGGTGCCATAATCTTTATTTTTTTTCAGAAATAAGTCCTTGCAGCGTTGAATAACCTGCCGATATTCGGTCTCTGTAGTTAACATAATCATATATAATGCCGAAAGGTACGAAGAAAACACTAAACTGCCGGGGCCGACTTATTGACCTGACTACGCCCGTTGTGATGGGCATTCTGAATGTAACACCCGATTCGTTTTATACCGGGAGCCGGGTTTCAGCCAACGCCGATCTGGTTGAACGTGCCGGGCAGATGCTGGCCGACGGGGCGACGTTCATCGATATTGGCGGTTATTCGACCCGCCCTGGTGCCAATGACATCAGCCCCGCCGAAGAAGCCGACCGCGTGTTGCCCGCTATTGAAGCCGTTTTGCGTCAGTATCCGAACGCGCTGATTTCGGTCGATACGTTCCGGGCCGAAGTAGCCCGACAAGCCGTAGACGCGGGTGCCTCTATGGTCAACGACGTGGCCGGTGGCACGCTTGACCCGCTCATGTTCGAGACTGTGGCCGGGCTGGGTGTGCCGTATGTGCTGATGCACCTGCGCGGAAATCCCAAAACCATGCAGTCGCTATCGGTTTATGAGAATCTGGTCGTTGATGTAGTAGATGAAATTGGGGTTCAGTTGGCGAAACTTCGGGCATTGGGCGCGAAAGACGTGCTGCTCGATCCTGGTTTTGGTTTTGCCAAAACACCTGCGCAGAATTTCGAGCTACTTAGTCAGTTAAACGCTTTTCAGCAGTTCGATGAACCACTACTGATTGGCCTTTCGCGCAAATCAACCATCTGGAAAACACTTAACATATCGGCGGATGCGGCCCTGAATGGCACAACGGTATTGAACACAGCCGCCTTGCTGAAAGGAGCCTCCGTGCTGCGTGTACACGATGTTCGGGAAGCTGTTGAAGCGATAAAATTAAGCCAGCGTCTAAATTTTTTTTAAGCCGGGTCTTGTGTTTACTGTTATAAACTTCTACTTTTGCAATCCCAAACGACAACGACCCGTTGTTTGTCGGGTGCCGATCTGGTAGCTCAGCTGGTAGAGCAATACACTTTTAATGTATGGGTCCTGGGTTCGAATCCCAGCCGGATCACGAAGCCGCTTCAGAGAAGCGGCTTTTTTTGTTTTTCTGTTATCCCTGTCTGGCAAAAATTACAGAAACTACTCTCCTCTATAATCAGGCTGGCAATAGTCACTTTCCAAGAACAAATATCATCAAATTCATAATTACTACTGATTGCTATTAAATTCCGCCAAACGCGGTTTTTGCCAAATATATTTTGTATTATATTGCAAGACTTTATCGCAAACGCCCTTCTTTTCTCACGCAACGTGCCGATTTTATTCTTCTGAGCACAGCGTATTATTTTAAATTTTCGTAATTATTAGGCTTGTTTTTTGAAAAACTGTCAAAAACAGTGTTCATTGAACGGCTTTACCCAACACTGTTTACGACCATGTCTGATCAGGTTGACCAACCCACCGTTCGGCAGGAGCCGCTGCATCAGGGCCTTTATCGCTCCGAGTTTGAACATGATAATTGTGGTATTGGCTTCATTGCCCATATCAAAGGCCGAAAATCGCACCGGATCGTCTCCGATGCGCTCCAGATGCTCCGGCGCATGGAACACCGGGGAGCCGTTGGTTCCGAAGCCAACTCGGGCGATGGCGCCGGTCTGCTGATTCAGATTCCACACGAGTTTTTCCTGGACGAAACCCGTAAACTCGGTGTTCACCTGCCCGCTGCCGGTGAATATGGCGTGGGCATGGTGTATTTTCCGAAAGACGTGTGGCTGCGTGAAGAATGCCGGGCCATTCTGAATCGAAAAATGAAACGGCTGGGGCTGGAGCTTCTCTGCTACCGCGTGGTGCCGGTCAACAATGGCGA from Spirosoma montaniterrae encodes:
- a CDS encoding shikimate kinase; this translates as MKNIYLIGMPSSGKSTLGKRVADALHYHFVDTDKLIVREEGRSIADIFAQKGEAYFREAERRVLRTIRPGQSLVVSTGGGMPCFHDNMIYINATGVSVFLDVSVETLVARMLLHQADDRPLYRQADPDLFNTLQQRYQDRLPFYSQAHITVTGETDEEDVLRQVGEYL
- the folP gene encoding dihydropteroate synthase, which encodes MPKGTKKTLNCRGRLIDLTTPVVMGILNVTPDSFYTGSRVSANADLVERAGQMLADGATFIDIGGYSTRPGANDISPAEEADRVLPAIEAVLRQYPNALISVDTFRAEVARQAVDAGASMVNDVAGGTLDPLMFETVAGLGVPYVLMHLRGNPKTMQSLSVYENLVVDVVDEIGVQLAKLRALGAKDVLLDPGFGFAKTPAQNFELLSQLNAFQQFDEPLLIGLSRKSTIWKTLNISADAALNGTTVLNTAALLKGASVLRVHDVREAVEAIKLSQRLNFF
- a CDS encoding BT_3928 family protein gives rise to the protein MNTATSQPKLKTGTPPMLWAARIARFLVGGIFIFSGLIKLNDPVGTQIKFEEYFEVFAQDVPLLHNFFMGLVPFTLAMSVLFCAAEIILGVALLVSYKPKVTTWLLFFLIVFFTFLTFYSAYFNRVTDCGCFGDAIKLKPWTSFYKDVALTILILFIIGHRNRIKPRKTGWVVVLTTVLTLGLGIYAIQFLPPLDLLPYAVGKSIPAQMKPSEPLRYTYVMEKNGKTKTFDQYPTDTTYKFKEMALVNENAKPKITDYRVWNDALEGDFTQQTFTGSKLFVIVKSTKDIDSGSIPAIRSLVNDLQGSSVETYILTSVSDDEINAFRTEYQLPVKHYKVDGTVLKTIMRSNPGTWLLKDGTVRGKWHYNTTPNADEVKRLLND
- a CDS encoding DUF1599 domain-containing protein; its protein translation is MLTTETEYRQVIQRCKDLFLKKNKDYGTAWRILRLSSITDQIFIKAQRIRTLQETGVSKVGEGIEPEFVGIINYCVMALIQMQLATDKRTDIPTGELEKLYDEQIGRVIDLLFAKNHDYGEAWRDMRISSMTDIILMKLLRTKQIEDNEGATLVSEGVEANYMDMINYAVFCLIKSNAGGNPNQ